A genomic segment from Tuwongella immobilis encodes:
- the gcvPB gene encoding aminomethyl-transferring glycine dehydrogenase subunit GcvPB yields the protein MNNTQSTELIYEISKPGRRAHRLPPCDVPVTEPVDQLVPPQYLAKNAPPLPEVAEIDLVRHFNNLSTRNMSIDTNFYPLGSCTMKYNPKRHERIAAMPGLAGLHPLQDDDTVQGMLEILFEMQEFLTEISGLPAISLQPAAGAHGELTALYVAAAYFRDIGQTQRKRVLVPDSAHGTNPASAVLAGFEVVTVKSDSRGLVDLNDLKSKIDDRAAVFMITNPNTLGLFESQIRTITDLMHEAGGLVYLDGANMNAILGITRPGDFGADMQHYNVHKTFTGPHGGGGPGSGPITVRDFLAPYLPTPIVVKEGDRFRLDFNRPKSIGRVRSFFGNVGILLRGYCYIRTLGPDGLKAVSENAVLNANYLLSRLKDVYDVPHGDRCMHEFVASARKLRREKKISTMDIAKRLLDFGYHAPTVYFPLVVPEAMMIEPTETESKETLDAFADTLIRIASEEADFLHAAPHTMIISRPDEVKAAREPVLAWTPQSAGK from the coding sequence ATGAATAATACACAATCGACTGAACTGATTTACGAAATTTCGAAGCCCGGTCGGCGAGCGCATCGTCTGCCGCCGTGCGATGTCCCGGTCACGGAGCCAGTCGATCAACTGGTGCCGCCGCAATATCTGGCCAAGAACGCGCCGCCGCTCCCGGAAGTGGCCGAAATCGATCTGGTGCGGCATTTCAACAATTTATCGACTCGGAATATGTCGATCGACACGAACTTCTATCCCTTGGGTTCGTGTACGATGAAGTACAATCCGAAGCGACACGAGCGAATCGCGGCGATGCCGGGACTCGCCGGCTTGCACCCGCTGCAAGATGATGACACGGTGCAGGGCATGCTCGAAATTCTCTTCGAGATGCAGGAGTTTCTGACCGAAATCTCCGGGTTGCCGGCGATCTCGCTGCAACCGGCGGCTGGGGCGCATGGCGAGTTGACCGCGCTGTATGTGGCGGCGGCCTACTTCCGCGACATCGGGCAGACCCAGCGGAAGCGCGTGCTGGTGCCGGATAGCGCTCACGGGACCAACCCGGCGAGTGCGGTGCTGGCGGGCTTTGAAGTGGTCACCGTCAAGAGCGATAGTCGTGGGTTGGTCGATCTGAATGATCTGAAATCGAAGATCGACGATCGCGCTGCGGTGTTCATGATTACCAACCCCAACACGCTGGGGTTGTTTGAATCGCAGATTCGCACGATCACCGATCTGATGCACGAAGCGGGCGGCTTGGTGTATCTCGATGGTGCGAATATGAATGCGATCCTCGGCATCACCCGACCCGGCGACTTCGGGGCGGATATGCAGCATTACAACGTGCATAAGACCTTTACCGGGCCGCACGGCGGTGGTGGGCCGGGGTCGGGGCCGATCACGGTGCGGGATTTCCTGGCGCCGTACCTGCCCACGCCGATTGTCGTGAAGGAAGGCGACCGCTTCCGACTCGATTTCAACCGTCCCAAGAGCATTGGCCGCGTGCGGAGCTTCTTTGGCAACGTCGGCATTCTGCTTCGCGGATACTGCTACATTCGCACGTTGGGGCCGGATGGTCTGAAGGCGGTGAGTGAAAATGCCGTGCTCAACGCGAACTATCTGCTGTCGCGGTTGAAGGATGTCTACGATGTGCCGCATGGCGATCGTTGCATGCACGAGTTCGTCGCCAGCGCTCGCAAACTGCGTCGAGAGAAGAAAATTTCGACGATGGACATTGCCAAGCGACTGCTCGATTTCGGCTACCATGCTCCGACGGTTTACTTCCCGTTGGTGGTGCCGGAAGCGATGATGATCGAGCCGACCGAAACCGAGAGCAAAGAAACGCTCGATGCGTTTGCGGATACGCTGATTCGGATTGCGAGCGAGGAAGCCGATTTCCTGCATGCCGCGCCGCATACGATGATTATCAGTCGCCCTGATGAAGTGAAGGCCGCCCGCGAGCCGGTGTTGGCCTGGACCCCGCAATCGGCAGGGAAGTAA
- a CDS encoding lipase family protein produces MSNARRDVLLIHGMGRSPISMMLLGARLRRAGYRPHYFGYWVTIESFDAIVARLVKRLRRFGPRPVAIVAHSLGGLLSRVAVDRLQTERDPTIVRLIQLGTPNQSPRMARWLKPWWLFHWVFGDCGRFLATPERYVQIPAPSLPIFIVAGSIGWYGRISPFGEEPNDGLVAVSEAAIANVPMEVHRATHSLMLFNRHVIRRVQQLLDADFQGAHACQPSSNSPFKSP; encoded by the coding sequence ATGTCCAACGCTCGCCGCGATGTGCTGCTGATTCACGGAATGGGGCGATCCCCGATTTCCATGATGCTACTTGGCGCACGATTGCGGCGAGCGGGATACCGTCCGCATTACTTTGGCTATTGGGTGACAATTGAATCGTTCGATGCGATTGTCGCCCGTTTGGTCAAGCGACTGCGCCGCTTTGGCCCTCGACCCGTGGCGATTGTGGCGCACTCGCTGGGCGGACTGCTCAGCCGAGTTGCGGTCGATCGCCTCCAAACCGAACGCGATCCAACGATTGTTCGCCTGATTCAACTGGGCACCCCGAATCAATCGCCCCGCATGGCCCGCTGGTTGAAACCTTGGTGGCTCTTCCACTGGGTTTTCGGCGATTGCGGCCGATTTCTGGCGACACCGGAACGGTATGTCCAAATCCCCGCACCATCGTTACCGATTTTCATTGTTGCCGGTTCCATCGGGTGGTATGGTCGAATCTCCCCGTTTGGAGAGGAACCGAATGATGGTCTGGTCGCGGTCAGCGAAGCCGCGATTGCGAATGTCCCGATGGAAGTCCACCGGGCAACGCATTCCCTGATGTTGTTCAACCGCCACGTGATCCGCCGCGTTCAGCAGCTACTGGATGCGGATTTTCAGGGTGCCCATGCATGCCAACCCAGCTCGAACTCGCCATTCAAATCGCCGTGA
- a CDS encoding lipoate--protein ligase family protein: protein MSLPRSGTRSMVVRTLPTERLSGPLQMGLDDALLVAASKGQATFRFYEWSQPTLSLGYFQHAADRQNDPHLDGVAFVRRPSGGGAILHHLELTYTLALPAGQSWQPAGRSWACRFHGILIQALAEFGVHARAVACGEERKLGPFLCFEHQTAGDLLLGEHKIVGSAQRRLHGATMQHGSILLEQSPHTPSLPGIAECAGIRIAPRELEAVISRQLLADTGWEFQPGEWADWEHPHAQEQIAARFENPDWNEKR from the coding sequence ATGAGTCTGCCCCGTTCCGGAACCCGATCGATGGTCGTCCGCACTTTGCCCACCGAACGACTGTCCGGACCGCTGCAAATGGGACTCGATGATGCCCTGCTGGTGGCGGCATCCAAGGGGCAAGCCACGTTCCGCTTCTATGAATGGTCGCAGCCGACGCTGTCGTTGGGCTATTTTCAACACGCGGCGGATCGGCAGAATGACCCGCACTTAGACGGCGTTGCGTTTGTGCGGCGGCCATCCGGTGGCGGGGCGATTTTGCATCATCTCGAACTCACCTACACGCTCGCGCTTCCGGCAGGGCAATCCTGGCAGCCGGCAGGGCGATCGTGGGCGTGTCGATTTCATGGCATTCTCATTCAAGCGTTGGCGGAATTCGGCGTCCATGCCCGTGCGGTTGCCTGTGGCGAAGAACGCAAGTTGGGGCCGTTTCTCTGCTTCGAGCATCAGACTGCCGGGGATTTGCTGCTGGGCGAGCACAAAATCGTCGGCAGTGCCCAACGCCGTCTCCACGGCGCAACCATGCAGCATGGCTCGATTTTGCTGGAACAATCGCCGCATACGCCGAGTCTGCCGGGCATCGCCGAGTGCGCTGGAATCCGCATCGCACCGCGGGAGTTGGAAGCGGTCATTTCCCGACAGTTGCTGGCCGATACCGGCTGGGAATTCCAACCCGGCGAATGGGCCGACTGGGAACATCCGCATGCCCAGGAGCAAATCGCGGCCCGATTCGAAAATCCCGATTGGAACGAAAAGCGCTAA
- a CDS encoding amidohydrolase family protein, with the protein MPSRIDSHQHFWDLETFSYPWLHAPALQPICRSFLPADLAPMLQQSGIEQSIFVQVQHTLDENRWVLKLVEANPFIAGVVGWVDLASPAVEEQLAEFTPHPKFVGIRHITQDEPDDDFIIRPDIRRGLAALEKHSVPFDLLFYVKHLKHTVALATEFPNLPMVIDHLSKPVIKAQSLADWEANFRAAAQFPNVYCKLSGMITEADWASWKPADLKPYIDIALEAFTPKRLMFGSDWPVCLLAGRYAQVVDALEANLAGLSADEREQIFCRTAREFYRLPE; encoded by the coding sequence ATGCCCAGCCGCATCGACAGCCATCAGCATTTTTGGGATCTGGAGACATTCTCCTACCCCTGGTTGCATGCACCGGCACTCCAGCCGATCTGTCGCAGCTTTCTGCCCGCCGATCTCGCGCCGATGCTCCAACAATCGGGAATCGAGCAGAGCATCTTCGTGCAAGTGCAGCACACGTTGGACGAAAACCGCTGGGTGCTGAAGCTGGTGGAGGCGAATCCGTTCATTGCCGGCGTGGTGGGTTGGGTCGATCTGGCATCCCCGGCCGTTGAGGAGCAGTTGGCGGAGTTCACGCCGCATCCGAAATTCGTCGGCATCCGCCACATCACGCAAGATGAGCCTGACGACGACTTTATCATCCGCCCCGACATCCGCCGCGGATTGGCCGCACTCGAAAAACATAGCGTGCCATTCGATTTGCTGTTCTACGTCAAGCATCTCAAGCACACGGTCGCACTGGCGACAGAATTCCCGAATCTGCCGATGGTGATCGACCATTTGTCCAAGCCGGTCATCAAAGCGCAATCACTCGCGGATTGGGAGGCGAATTTCCGCGCGGCGGCCCAATTCCCGAATGTGTACTGCAAACTGTCGGGCATGATTACCGAGGCCGATTGGGCCTCGTGGAAGCCCGCGGATTTGAAGCCGTACATCGACATCGCCTTGGAAGCATTCACGCCCAAACGATTGATGTTTGGCTCGGATTGGCCGGTCTGTCTGCTGGCGGGCCGTTATGCGCAGGTGGTCGATGCGCTGGAAGCGAACTTGGCGGGACTCTCCGCCGATGAGCGCGAGCAGATCTTCTGCCGAACCGCCCGCGAATTCTATCGATTGCCCGAATAA
- a CDS encoding glycosyltransferase family protein encodes MTETVTTSMEPLPPDGVSIVLLGPAPDESQLAPWSEHLQSLQRPFEWLHTPGTPGDQLRHGWATAKYPLVLLLELADGFTPDDFAAMLKHIEHLPEGGTIRLDIVNGFRTGRTAPLPIRLIAGLWRRLLNLLLDLRAEPAPGWLGMVKHIQARLARFLFGVRMIDLDSGMKLFRRKLLPRTPIQSHGRFALVEFLAKANFLVSYMDEIPVASAAGAENRPLAKCRWLPDFGKVFSKPDFGPTFLPDSQSPAGSPPESPPAVSPESAAPAASSS; translated from the coding sequence ATGACGGAAACCGTGACCACATCGATGGAACCACTTCCACCGGACGGCGTTTCGATTGTGCTCTTGGGGCCAGCCCCCGACGAATCGCAACTCGCCCCCTGGTCCGAACATCTGCAATCCCTGCAACGGCCGTTCGAGTGGCTGCATACCCCCGGCACCCCAGGCGATCAATTACGCCACGGTTGGGCCACCGCAAAATATCCGCTGGTGCTGCTGCTGGAACTCGCGGATGGATTCACCCCCGACGATTTCGCCGCCATGCTCAAGCACATCGAGCATCTTCCCGAAGGCGGCACCATCCGCTTGGACATTGTCAACGGCTTCCGCACTGGCCGCACCGCGCCGCTCCCCATCCGCCTGATTGCCGGATTGTGGCGACGATTGCTGAATCTGCTGCTCGATCTTCGCGCGGAACCCGCACCCGGTTGGTTGGGCATGGTGAAGCACATTCAGGCGCGATTGGCTCGATTCCTGTTCGGGGTGCGGATGATCGACCTGGATAGCGGCATGAAGCTGTTTCGCCGTAAGTTGTTGCCGCGCACGCCGATCCAATCGCATGGACGATTTGCCCTGGTGGAATTCCTGGCGAAGGCGAACTTTCTCGTTTCGTATATGGACGAAATTCCCGTGGCGAGCGCGGCGGGGGCCGAGAATCGCCCGCTGGCGAAATGTCGCTGGTTGCCCGACTTCGGGAAAGTCTTCTCGAAGCCGGATTTCGGCCCGACATTCCTGCCCGATTCGCAGTCGCCCGCCGGATCGCCCCCGGAATCGCCTCCAGCGGTATCCCCGGAATCCGCCGCCCCAGCCGCATCGTCATCCTGA
- a CDS encoding ArnT family glycosyltransferase — protein sequence MIRGLALVGLFAAVLFFPRLGEQDCWPSHEARAAQNATSLLTRGDWLLPTMFDGTPEYQKPPADYWMIAALATLTGGEVTPWTVRAPSAIAAMLTVLAITGSLMLVGRPGAGIAAGIILATAIRFTTYARVGRIDMPLAGAITLGLLAIFCGWHLRRFWLAAIVAGIAFGWAILLKGPIGLALPIATLLGIALVEWRRPPIGPCLLGLLTIAIVAVPWFVAVHVRTNGEFTQTFFWYHNFQRAMGGAEALAAHPVWFYPIRWIVDFLPWSILLLAIAVQRLRHGTASMDRFAVWGIVWLVAMMLVLSASRFKRAEYLLPAYPGAAIALGCAMESLLLRWSIPRRRTVAFGLLAVAALGWWGYDRWLLPPQAAPREMRAFAQRIRERDIAAHSEPSPVILFQTEAHLLAWHLRPPVETITDWQMLTTRLHELPTAWVVLHPANVDEFRQRFPDRATTVPIDLAETLTVPPARPLLAIPSN from the coding sequence ATGATTCGCGGACTGGCTCTGGTCGGACTCTTCGCGGCGGTCCTGTTCTTCCCCCGGTTGGGAGAACAGGACTGTTGGCCATCGCACGAGGCGCGAGCGGCTCAGAACGCGACTTCGCTGCTCACTCGCGGCGATTGGCTGCTGCCGACGATGTTCGATGGCACGCCGGAATACCAAAAACCCCCTGCCGATTATTGGATGATTGCCGCTCTCGCCACCCTGACCGGCGGCGAAGTCACTCCGTGGACGGTTCGCGCTCCGTCCGCCATCGCGGCGATGCTCACCGTGCTGGCCATCACCGGGTCGCTGATGCTCGTCGGGCGGCCTGGGGCGGGAATCGCGGCGGGAATCATCCTGGCCACCGCCATTCGCTTCACCACCTATGCCCGAGTCGGCCGCATCGACATGCCCTTGGCCGGGGCGATCACCCTGGGATTGCTAGCGATTTTCTGCGGTTGGCACCTGCGGCGATTCTGGCTGGCGGCGATTGTTGCGGGAATCGCCTTCGGCTGGGCGATTTTGCTCAAAGGCCCCATCGGGTTGGCACTTCCGATAGCGACGCTGCTCGGCATCGCCCTCGTCGAATGGCGTCGCCCGCCGATCGGCCCATGCCTGCTGGGACTGCTGACCATCGCAATCGTGGCGGTGCCATGGTTTGTCGCCGTGCATGTGCGGACCAACGGCGAATTCACGCAGACATTCTTTTGGTATCACAATTTCCAACGCGCGATGGGGGGAGCCGAGGCGCTGGCCGCGCATCCGGTGTGGTTTTACCCGATTCGCTGGATCGTCGATTTTCTGCCGTGGTCGATTCTGCTGCTGGCCATCGCCGTGCAACGCCTCCGACACGGCACCGCAAGCATGGATCGATTCGCCGTGTGGGGCATCGTGTGGCTGGTGGCAATGATGCTGGTGCTCTCCGCGAGTCGATTCAAACGGGCGGAATATCTCCTGCCTGCGTATCCCGGCGCGGCCATCGCGCTGGGTTGTGCCATGGAATCGCTCCTGTTGCGCTGGTCGATTCCACGTCGGCGAACGGTCGCATTCGGATTGCTGGCCGTCGCCGCGCTCGGCTGGTGGGGTTACGATCGCTGGCTGTTGCCGCCGCAAGCCGCCCCGCGAGAAATGCGAGCATTCGCCCAGCGGATTCGGGAGCGGGACATTGCCGCGCATTCGGAGCCATCGCCGGTGATTCTGTTTCAAACCGAGGCGCATCTCCTGGCTTGGCATTTGCGGCCCCCCGTGGAAACCATCACCGATTGGCAGATGCTGACGACCCGATTGCACGAACTTCCGACGGCGTGGGTCGTGCTGCACCCGGCGAATGTCGACGAATTTCGCCAGCGATTTCCCGACCGAGCCACAACGGTGCCAATTGATCTGGCGGAGACGCTCACCGTGCCACCTGCGCGGCCGCTTCTGGCGATTCCCTCGAATTGA
- a CDS encoding ABC transporter ATP-binding protein: protein MKNFLRCLKYSWVYRTRLILSIVCAFIAAGFWGLNFTAIYPALQVMGKGQNLQQWVDKTIDETEVNIAKLKEQLDSPGGPRAQMALVQTLEPSSFRERREHELSGAIAKLESKITAESTWLFRCQQLRTYFIRFLPQDRFQTLAVLLGMVLASIILKGIFEFGQEWLVGSITNRTLYDMRNRFYRKVLHHDMRQYNQAGSSELMARFTNDMENVGNGLKVLYGRVVAEPLRAFACVFIACLISWQLTLLFMVLVPLALVTLTKVSRMMKRATRRLLEGMSQIYKILQETFTGIRVVKAFTMESYERRRFNRVTKEYYNQAMKVITIDSLAGPIVEILGIAAVMTALLAGAYLVLEGKTHLFGMRMTQHQMEVETLLQLYVLLAAIADPVRKLSSVYTKLQSAAAASDRVFAYMDREPQVKANATGPMLERVKDRIEFRDICFSYEAGRDILTNIQLTVKSGETVALVGKNGCGKTTLLGLLPRFYDPDHGAILIDGVPVRDLNLRSLRRQIAIVSQETVLFDDTIYNNIAYGNRKAGREEVEAAARAAHVHDFILEKLPHGYDTVAGEAAHSLSGGTRQKIALARAIVRDPSILILDEFTSQYDAESEADVNEAIKEFMKGRTTFIITHRLHTLQMVDRIVVLDGGRVQGIGTHEQLIHTCPMYQRLFEAAILRKSA, encoded by the coding sequence ATGAAGAATTTTCTACGCTGCCTGAAATATTCATGGGTCTATCGGACTCGTCTGATTCTCTCCATTGTCTGTGCGTTCATCGCCGCAGGCTTCTGGGGATTGAATTTCACCGCGATTTACCCCGCGCTGCAGGTCATGGGCAAAGGCCAAAACCTCCAGCAATGGGTGGATAAGACCATCGACGAGACCGAAGTGAATATCGCCAAGCTGAAGGAACAGCTTGATTCGCCGGGCGGTCCCCGCGCGCAGATGGCACTCGTGCAGACATTGGAACCCAGCTCGTTCCGCGAACGACGGGAGCACGAGTTATCCGGTGCCATCGCCAAACTCGAGAGCAAAATCACTGCCGAATCGACCTGGCTATTCCGCTGCCAGCAATTGCGAACCTACTTCATCCGCTTTTTGCCGCAGGATCGCTTTCAAACACTCGCCGTCTTGTTGGGCATGGTGCTGGCCAGCATTATTCTCAAGGGCATCTTCGAATTCGGCCAAGAATGGCTCGTCGGGTCGATTACCAACCGCACCTTGTACGACATGCGCAACCGCTTTTATCGCAAGGTGTTGCATCATGACATGCGGCAATACAATCAAGCCGGCTCCAGCGAGTTAATGGCGCGATTCACCAACGATATGGAGAACGTCGGCAACGGCCTGAAGGTGCTGTACGGTCGAGTCGTCGCGGAGCCACTGCGGGCATTTGCCTGCGTGTTCATCGCCTGCCTGATTTCCTGGCAACTCACGCTGCTATTCATGGTGCTGGTGCCGCTGGCGCTGGTGACGCTCACCAAGGTCAGCCGCATGATGAAGCGAGCGACCCGCCGACTCCTCGAAGGCATGTCGCAAATTTACAAAATTCTCCAGGAAACCTTCACCGGCATCCGCGTCGTGAAAGCCTTCACGATGGAATCGTATGAACGCCGACGATTCAACCGCGTCACCAAAGAATATTACAACCAGGCGATGAAGGTGATTACCATCGATTCGCTGGCTGGGCCGATTGTCGAAATTCTCGGCATCGCGGCAGTGATGACCGCCTTGCTTGCGGGGGCGTATCTGGTGCTGGAAGGCAAGACGCACCTGTTTGGCATGCGGATGACCCAGCATCAAATGGAAGTCGAAACGCTGCTGCAACTGTATGTGTTGCTCGCGGCCATCGCCGATCCGGTGCGGAAACTGTCGAGCGTCTACACCAAGCTGCAATCGGCGGCGGCGGCCTCGGATCGCGTCTTTGCCTACATGGACCGCGAACCGCAAGTGAAGGCAAATGCGACCGGCCCGATGCTCGAACGAGTGAAGGATCGTATCGAATTCCGCGATATCTGCTTCAGCTACGAAGCCGGGCGGGACATCCTCACCAATATCCAGCTCACCGTCAAATCGGGCGAAACCGTCGCGCTGGTGGGCAAGAACGGCTGCGGCAAGACGACCCTGCTGGGATTGTTGCCCCGCTTCTACGATCCCGACCATGGCGCCATTCTGATCGACGGTGTCCCGGTGCGGGACTTGAATCTCCGCAGTTTGCGGCGACAAATCGCCATCGTCAGCCAGGAAACCGTGCTCTTCGACGATACGATTTATAACAACATCGCCTATGGCAACCGCAAAGCCGGACGTGAAGAAGTCGAGGCGGCAGCGCGGGCGGCCCACGTGCATGATTTCATCCTGGAAAAACTCCCGCACGGTTACGATACCGTCGCCGGTGAAGCGGCCCACAGCCTCTCCGGGGGCACCCGGCAGAAGATCGCCTTGGCGCGTGCGATTGTGCGTGATCCGAGCATTCTGATTCTCGACGAGTTCACCAGCCAATACGACGCCGAGAGCGAAGCCGACGTGAACGAAGCGATCAAGGAATTCATGAAAGGTCGCACGACGTTCATCATCACCCACCGATTGCACACCCTGCAAATGGTGGATCGCATTGTGGTGCTCGATGGCGGCCGAGTCCAAGGCATCGGCACGCACGAACAACTCATTCACACCTGCCCCATGTATCAGCGGCTGTTTGAAGCCGCCATTCTGCGGAAAAGTGCATGA
- a CDS encoding metal ABC transporter solute-binding protein, Zn/Mn family, whose amino-acid sequence MDRRWLMSAMMMGVVASLLVVLGRAGNETAHAGYPTALAPSLVTPSGHQPLPLRPIRVVCTTAMVADLVRNVGGDHVEVQTLLGERVDPHTYKPVLSDLNRLQSAEMIFYSGLHLEGKMGRLLHKLESQRPTVAVAESLPHSRRLAEDDTGTTDDPHVWFDVAAWADCLPAVRDALTRYAPQHADEFAANASRYHADLLALDAEVRTAIATIPPERRVLITSHDAFRYFGRAYGIEVAGIQGLSTESEAGVHEINALVNRLVEQRIPAVFVETSISDRNMMALLEGCAAKGHAVRLGGRLYSDAMGHAGTTEGTYPGMIRANVQALVSALGGTDGTGLIQR is encoded by the coding sequence GTGGATCGCCGTTGGCTGATGAGTGCGATGATGATGGGCGTGGTTGCCAGTCTGCTCGTCGTTCTGGGCCGCGCCGGAAATGAAACCGCGCATGCGGGGTATCCCACCGCATTGGCTCCGTCGTTGGTCACGCCATCGGGCCACCAGCCGCTGCCGCTTCGCCCGATTCGGGTGGTCTGCACGACCGCGATGGTCGCCGATCTGGTCCGCAATGTCGGCGGCGACCATGTTGAGGTGCAAACGCTGCTGGGCGAACGTGTCGATCCGCATACCTACAAGCCCGTGCTCAGCGATCTCAATCGGCTGCAATCCGCGGAGATGATTTTCTATTCTGGGTTGCATCTGGAAGGGAAAATGGGCCGGTTGCTGCACAAGCTCGAATCGCAACGGCCGACAGTTGCCGTCGCGGAATCGCTGCCGCACTCGCGTCGATTGGCGGAAGACGACACCGGCACCACCGATGACCCGCATGTCTGGTTTGATGTCGCGGCCTGGGCTGATTGCCTGCCAGCGGTGCGTGATGCACTCACGCGATATGCACCCCAACATGCAGACGAGTTTGCCGCGAATGCGAGCCGCTACCATGCCGACTTGCTGGCACTGGATGCCGAAGTGCGAACCGCGATTGCGACGATTCCGCCCGAACGCCGCGTGCTGATTACTTCGCATGATGCGTTCCGCTATTTTGGCCGGGCCTATGGAATCGAAGTGGCCGGGATTCAAGGGCTGTCCACCGAATCCGAAGCCGGCGTGCATGAAATCAATGCCTTGGTCAATCGCTTGGTGGAACAACGGATTCCAGCCGTGTTTGTGGAAACCAGCATTTCGGATCGCAACATGATGGCCCTGCTGGAAGGTTGTGCCGCCAAGGGACATGCGGTGCGGCTGGGTGGTCGGCTCTATTCGGATGCCATGGGCCACGCCGGTACCACCGAAGGAACGTATCCCGGAATGATTCGTGCGAATGTGCAGGCGTTGGTCTCCGCGCTCGGCGGCACCGACGGCACGGGATTGATCCAGCGATGA
- a CDS encoding metal ABC transporter ATP-binding protein: protein MTPPILSVRNLSVGYHQQPILTDVQLTIDQPALIGMIGPNGAGKSTLLKAMLGLLPGIAGEVRFFGEPFRKVRRRIGYVPQRESVDWDFPVSVADVVRMGTYSRLGWFRIPGASEQALVRQCLERVGLADYANAQIGQLSGGQQQRTFLARALAQQADLYLMDEPMAGVDAVTERSIFELLRELRQQGRTVIVVHHDLRSVPEYFDEVILVNRRILAHGATASVFTADRLQETYAGRLAIVQRAE from the coding sequence ATGACACCTCCGATTTTGTCCGTCCGCAATCTATCGGTCGGCTACCATCAACAGCCCATTCTGACCGATGTTCAACTCACCATCGACCAGCCCGCGCTGATTGGCATGATCGGCCCCAACGGCGCGGGGAAATCAACGCTGCTGAAAGCCATGCTGGGCCTGCTGCCGGGCATCGCTGGCGAGGTCCGCTTTTTCGGCGAGCCATTCCGCAAGGTCCGTCGTCGCATCGGCTACGTTCCGCAGCGCGAATCGGTCGATTGGGATTTCCCGGTGAGTGTGGCCGATGTCGTGCGCATGGGCACCTATTCCCGATTGGGCTGGTTCCGGATTCCTGGCGCGAGCGAACAAGCACTCGTGCGACAATGCCTGGAACGAGTCGGGCTGGCCGATTATGCCAACGCTCAAATCGGTCAGCTTTCCGGCGGTCAACAGCAACGCACCTTCTTGGCCCGCGCCTTGGCCCAACAAGCCGACTTATATTTGATGGATGAACCGATGGCCGGGGTCGATGCCGTCACCGAGCGCAGTATCTTTGAACTGCTGCGGGAACTTCGGCAGCAGGGGCGCACCGTGATCGTGGTGCATCACGATTTGCGTTCGGTTCCGGAATATTTCGATGAGGTGATTTTGGTCAATCGTCGGATTCTGGCGCATGGTGCGACTGCGAGCGTCTTCACTGCGGATCGCTTGCAAGAAACCTATGCCGGACGATTGGCCATTGTGCAACGAGCCGAATGA
- a CDS encoding metal ABC transporter permease, whose translation MMWEYNTRIVLLGVSLLGAAAGLVGGFAVLRKQALFGDAVAHASLPGLCIGALLAGERAFLPMLLGAILSGLAGVGVLTLLRKHTRVRPDAAIGLVLSVFFGVGVSLVSVVQRTDAIGGNAGIESFLLGKTAGMIAADVIQIGIVASLAMLIISVRFADFRLVSFDPDYARVIGLPVAWLDALLLGLMVLTVVIGLPAVGVVLIAALLILPAASMRFWTDQLPTLLIGSAILGAATGCAGAILSASGPDLPTGPIVTLVGTAGFVISLLFGRRRGVVVTWWKRRQLRRQSAGGESTC comes from the coding sequence ATGATGTGGGAATACAACACCCGGATTGTGCTGCTGGGCGTCAGTTTATTGGGGGCGGCCGCCGGGCTGGTGGGCGGCTTTGCAGTCCTTCGCAAGCAGGCGTTATTCGGTGATGCCGTCGCGCATGCTTCGCTGCCGGGATTGTGCATTGGCGCACTGCTGGCCGGCGAGCGGGCGTTCTTGCCGATGCTGCTGGGGGCGATTCTCAGTGGCTTGGCCGGCGTGGGCGTGCTGACATTGTTGCGCAAGCATACCCGAGTCCGCCCCGATGCCGCCATTGGCCTGGTGCTGAGCGTTTTCTTCGGCGTCGGCGTATCGTTGGTCTCGGTCGTGCAGCGCACCGACGCCATCGGCGGAAATGCCGGGATTGAATCCTTTCTGCTGGGCAAAACGGCTGGGATGATTGCCGCCGATGTCATTCAAATCGGTATCGTCGCCTCTCTTGCCATGCTCATCATTTCCGTGCGATTTGCCGATTTCCGACTCGTGAGTTTCGACCCCGACTATGCACGGGTGATCGGGCTGCCGGTCGCGTGGCTCGATGCGCTCCTTTTGGGGTTGATGGTGCTGACGGTGGTGATCGGCCTGCCCGCGGTGGGTGTGGTGCTGATTGCCGCGCTGCTGATCCTGCCGGCGGCGAGCATGCGATTCTGGACCGATCAGTTACCGACGCTGCTGATCGGTTCGGCGATTCTGGGGGCGGCAACCGGCTGCGCGGGAGCGATTCTGAGCGCAAGTGGCCCGGATCTGCCTACCGGCCCAATCGTCACCCTGGTGGGGACCGCCGGATTCGTGATTTCGCTGCTGTTCGGGCGACGCCGGGGCGTGGTGGTCACCTGGTGGAAACGCCGACAACTCCGCCGACAATCCGCCGGGGGGGAATCGACATGTTAA